In the genome of Sardina pilchardus chromosome 14, fSarPil1.1, whole genome shotgun sequence, one region contains:
- the cast gene encoding calpastatin isoform X10 gives MAYAAYWMMLKGEGSLPGADRQTTSHTSHKTASGSQSQTKPATAIPAAQVALKPAQYETSTPAKVAPSPTATTKTKTTPAQETLKSTPITSSTSQSAKADASAAAKPAAKGGVSADTKGAKPSDTKVQREVGPPKSHASAPAVDPLDALAGMLPSESLGPTAPVYTGPEVTESGITSEKGVLCGERDDTLPPGYRKEDLEKKAPAAKPDVKPKEVVKPLSTDEALESLSSGFMHSAPPAPQKKETKVEDLAAIDALSSGFSNFAPPPPASTKSPAPPADKKAKMEQAGGDFSLMGALSSPPPAAKPKTDEGGSMSLDALGALGDTLAADEPLPEPPKLRPEDIVSENKLKSEKGVRVGEREDSLPPEYRFKEEDLKKYPAPKPEPSMDPTAALDILSGDFTSSSAAPAAHFEPPKLIACDFGRVAPPQQAKVDDFSLDALAADFVAPAVAPAKISAPAPPPPVAKAPAVPAPDEGGFMSLDALSALGDTLAADEPLPEPPKLRPEDIVSENKLKSEKGVRVGEREDSLPPEYRFKEEDLKKYPAPKPEPSMDPTAALDILSGDFTSSSAAPAVHAPVITPSAPPAATASDFALDALAGDFVAPAVAPAAVQSSVCSAAERQLSSGTCDALDALSDTLMDTTPVPQPAPVPVKDVIKEKTIEEERLIKMGERDDSLPPEFRPSEEDLKALPKVQPDVRPKQKSMDDSTALDLLSSDFSTCPVAPAPPAAAAGPVFTVPVEAPAAPAPAPVLDALADSLIPQAVAEVKPKEQKPKVSQEVTHTTSESKSGKSKSKSKKPATEDSSALDMLSGQLTSDVVPTNKGGKS, from the exons ACCAGCACTCCCGCCAAAGTAGCCCCCAGCCCCACAGCCACCACAAAGACCAAGACGACCCCGGCTCAGGAGACTCTCAAG AGTACACCCATCACTTCGAGCACGTCCCAGTCGGCTAAGGCAGATGCCTCTGCAGCAGCCAAGCCTGCTGCCAAGGGTGGCGTGTCTGCGGACACTAAGGGGGCCAAGCCATCAGACACTAAG GTACAGAGGGAGGTAGGCCCTCCGAAATCCCACGCCAGTGCTCCG GCTGTTGATCCCTTAGATGCCCTGGCTGGCATGTTGCCCTCAGAGTCTTTGGGGCCCACAGCTCCCGTATACACAGGGCCAGAAGTCACAGAG tctggaATAACCTCAGAGAAGGGTGTGTTatgtggggagagagatgacacACTTCCACCTGGCTACAGAAAGGAGGACCTG GAGAAGAAGGCCCCAGCTGCCAAACCAGACGTGAAGCCCAAGGAGGTGGTG aaacCTCTGAGCACAGATGAGGCGTTGGAGTCACTGTCTTCAGGCTTCATGCACTCTGCACCCCCAGCCCCACAGAAGAAGGAGACA AAAGTCGAGGACTTAGCAGCCATCGATGCCTTGTCAAGCGGCTTCTCAAACTTTGCACCACCACCCCCTGCTTCCACCAAg tcCCCTGCACCGCCTGCAGATAAGAAGGCTAAAATGGAGCAG GCTGGTGGTGATTTCTCCCTGATGGGAGCACTGAGCTCTCCACCTCCTGCTGCCAAACCAAAGACTGATGAG GGCGGTTCCATGTCTCTGGATGCCCTGGGCGCTCTAGGGGACACTCTGGCTGCAGACGAACCCCTACCAGAGCCCCCCAAACTCAGACCCGAGGACATCGTCTCG gagaACAAGCTGAAGTCTGAGAAGGGTGTGAGAGTAGGTGAGAGGGAAGACTCTCTCCCCCCTGAGTATCGCTTTAAAGAGGAGGACCTCAAAAAATACCCAGCCCCTAAACCCGAG CCCTCCATGGACCCGACTGCAGCTCTGGACATCCTGTCTGGTGACTTCACTTCCTCCAGTGCTGCCCCTGCTGCCCACTTTGAGCCCCCAAAACTG ATCGCATGTGACTTTGGACGGGTCGCGCCCCCACAACAG GCTAAAGTAGACGACTTCTCTTTGGATGCCCTGGCAGCAGACTTTGTGGCTCCTGCTGTTGCCCCTGCCAAG ATctctgctccagctcctcctcctcctgtggccAAGGCTCCAGCAGTGCCCGCCCCTGATGAG GGTGGCTTCATGTCCCTGGATGCCCTCAGCGCTCTGGGAGACACGCTGGCTGCAGACGAGCCCCTACCAGAGCCCCCCAAACTCAGACCCGAGGACATCGTCTCG gagaACAAGCTGAAGTCTGAGAAGGGTGTGAGAGTAGGTGAGAGGGAAGACTCCCTCCCCCCTGAGTATCGCTTTAAAGAGGAGGACCTCAAAAAATACCCAGCCCCTAAACCCGAG CCCTCCATGGACCCGACTGCAGCTCTGGACATCCTGTCTGGTGACTTCACTTCCTCCAGTGCTGCCCCTGCTGTCCACGCCCCCGTCATCACCCCCTCTGCACCCCCAGCAGCG ACCGCCAGTGACTTTGCACTGGACGCTCTGGCCGGGGACTTCGTCGCTCCTGCTGTAGCACCCGCAGCCGTTCAGTCCTCAGTGTGTTCAGCAGCTGaaagacag ttgtCATCGGGGACGTGTGATGCTCTTGatgctctctcagacacactgaTGGATACAACCCCAGTTCCCCAGCCCGCCCCTGTGCCCGTCAAAGACGTCATCAAG GAGAAGACAATTGAGGAGGAGAGACTCATcaagatgggagagagagatgacagccTGCCCCCTGAGTTCAGGCCAAGCGAGGAGGACCTGAAG GCACTACCGAAAGTACAGCCTGACGTCAGGCCCAAACAG AAGTCTATGGATGACTCCACGGCTCTTGACCTCCTGTCCAGTGATTTCTCCACCTGTCCTGTTGCACCtgcacctcctgctgctgctgctggccctgtGTTCACAGTCCCTGTGGAGGCTCCTGCT gcgccagctccagctccagtgcTAGATGCTCTGGCAGACTCCCTGATCCCCCAGGCGGTCGCAGAGGTCAAACCCAAAGAACAGAAGCCAAAGGTCAGCCAGgaggtcacacacaccacatctgag TCAAAGAGTGGGAAATCAAAGTCCAAATCAAAG AAACCCGCAACAGAAGACTCGTCGGCTCTAGATATGTTATCTGGCCAGCTGACCTCTGATGTAGTGCCCACAAACAAGGGAGGCAagagctag
- the cast gene encoding calpastatin isoform X15, translating to MGQILSWFRGPTRDGQALQDVAVEEQSQTKPATAIPAAQVALKPAQYETSTPAKVAPSPTATTKTKTTPAQETLKSTPITSSTSQSAKADASAAAKPAAKGGVSADTKGAKPSDTKVQREVGPPKSHASAPAVDPLDALAGMLPSESLGPTAPVYTGPEVTESGITSEKGVLCGERDDTLPPGYRKEDLEKKAPAAKPDVKPKEVVKPLSTDEALESLSSGFMHSAPPAPQKKETKVEDLAAIDALSSGFSNFAPPPPASTKSPAPPADKKAKMEQAGGDFSLMGALSSPPPAAKPKTDEGGSMSLDALGALGDTLAADEPLPEPPKLRPEDIVSENKLKSEKGVRVGEREDSLPPEYRFKEEDLKKYPAPKPEPSMDPTAALDILSGDFTSSSAAPAAHFEPPKLIACDFGRVAPPQQAKVDDFSLDALAADFVAPAVAPAKISAPAPPPPVAKAPAVPAPDEGGFMSLDALSALGDTLAADEPLPEPPKLRPEDIVSENKLKSEKGVRVGEREDSLPPEYRFKEEDLKKYPAPKPEPSMDPTAALDILSGDFTSSSAAPAVHAPVITPSAPPAATASDFALDALAGDFVAPAVAPAAVQSSVCSAAERQLSSGTCDALDALSDTLMDTTPVPQPAPVPVKDVIKEKTIEEERLIKMGERDDSLPPEFRPSEEDLKALPKVQPDVRPKQKSMDDSTALDLLSSDFSTCPVAPAPPAAAAGPVFTVPVEAPAAPAPAPVLDALADSLIPQAVAEVKPKEQKPKVSQEVTHTTSESKSGKSKSKSKKPATEDSSALDMLSGQLTSDVVPTNKGGKS from the exons ACCAGCACTCCCGCCAAAGTAGCCCCCAGCCCCACAGCCACCACAAAGACCAAGACGACCCCGGCTCAGGAGACTCTCAAG AGTACACCCATCACTTCGAGCACGTCCCAGTCGGCTAAGGCAGATGCCTCTGCAGCAGCCAAGCCTGCTGCCAAGGGTGGCGTGTCTGCGGACACTAAGGGGGCCAAGCCATCAGACACTAAG GTACAGAGGGAGGTAGGCCCTCCGAAATCCCACGCCAGTGCTCCG GCTGTTGATCCCTTAGATGCCCTGGCTGGCATGTTGCCCTCAGAGTCTTTGGGGCCCACAGCTCCCGTATACACAGGGCCAGAAGTCACAGAG tctggaATAACCTCAGAGAAGGGTGTGTTatgtggggagagagatgacacACTTCCACCTGGCTACAGAAAGGAGGACCTG GAGAAGAAGGCCCCAGCTGCCAAACCAGACGTGAAGCCCAAGGAGGTGGTG aaacCTCTGAGCACAGATGAGGCGTTGGAGTCACTGTCTTCAGGCTTCATGCACTCTGCACCCCCAGCCCCACAGAAGAAGGAGACA AAAGTCGAGGACTTAGCAGCCATCGATGCCTTGTCAAGCGGCTTCTCAAACTTTGCACCACCACCCCCTGCTTCCACCAAg tcCCCTGCACCGCCTGCAGATAAGAAGGCTAAAATGGAGCAG GCTGGTGGTGATTTCTCCCTGATGGGAGCACTGAGCTCTCCACCTCCTGCTGCCAAACCAAAGACTGATGAG GGCGGTTCCATGTCTCTGGATGCCCTGGGCGCTCTAGGGGACACTCTGGCTGCAGACGAACCCCTACCAGAGCCCCCCAAACTCAGACCCGAGGACATCGTCTCG gagaACAAGCTGAAGTCTGAGAAGGGTGTGAGAGTAGGTGAGAGGGAAGACTCTCTCCCCCCTGAGTATCGCTTTAAAGAGGAGGACCTCAAAAAATACCCAGCCCCTAAACCCGAG CCCTCCATGGACCCGACTGCAGCTCTGGACATCCTGTCTGGTGACTTCACTTCCTCCAGTGCTGCCCCTGCTGCCCACTTTGAGCCCCCAAAACTG ATCGCATGTGACTTTGGACGGGTCGCGCCCCCACAACAG GCTAAAGTAGACGACTTCTCTTTGGATGCCCTGGCAGCAGACTTTGTGGCTCCTGCTGTTGCCCCTGCCAAG ATctctgctccagctcctcctcctcctgtggccAAGGCTCCAGCAGTGCCCGCCCCTGATGAG GGTGGCTTCATGTCCCTGGATGCCCTCAGCGCTCTGGGAGACACGCTGGCTGCAGACGAGCCCCTACCAGAGCCCCCCAAACTCAGACCCGAGGACATCGTCTCG gagaACAAGCTGAAGTCTGAGAAGGGTGTGAGAGTAGGTGAGAGGGAAGACTCCCTCCCCCCTGAGTATCGCTTTAAAGAGGAGGACCTCAAAAAATACCCAGCCCCTAAACCCGAG CCCTCCATGGACCCGACTGCAGCTCTGGACATCCTGTCTGGTGACTTCACTTCCTCCAGTGCTGCCCCTGCTGTCCACGCCCCCGTCATCACCCCCTCTGCACCCCCAGCAGCG ACCGCCAGTGACTTTGCACTGGACGCTCTGGCCGGGGACTTCGTCGCTCCTGCTGTAGCACCCGCAGCCGTTCAGTCCTCAGTGTGTTCAGCAGCTGaaagacag ttgtCATCGGGGACGTGTGATGCTCTTGatgctctctcagacacactgaTGGATACAACCCCAGTTCCCCAGCCCGCCCCTGTGCCCGTCAAAGACGTCATCAAG GAGAAGACAATTGAGGAGGAGAGACTCATcaagatgggagagagagatgacagccTGCCCCCTGAGTTCAGGCCAAGCGAGGAGGACCTGAAG GCACTACCGAAAGTACAGCCTGACGTCAGGCCCAAACAG AAGTCTATGGATGACTCCACGGCTCTTGACCTCCTGTCCAGTGATTTCTCCACCTGTCCTGTTGCACCtgcacctcctgctgctgctgctggccctgtGTTCACAGTCCCTGTGGAGGCTCCTGCT gcgccagctccagctccagtgcTAGATGCTCTGGCAGACTCCCTGATCCCCCAGGCGGTCGCAGAGGTCAAACCCAAAGAACAGAAGCCAAAGGTCAGCCAGgaggtcacacacaccacatctgag TCAAAGAGTGGGAAATCAAAGTCCAAATCAAAG AAACCCGCAACAGAAGACTCGTCGGCTCTAGATATGTTATCTGGCCAGCTGACCTCTGATGTAGTGCCCACAAACAAGGGAGGCAagagctag
- the cast gene encoding calpastatin isoform X16, with translation MSQTKPATAIPAAQVALKPAQYETSTPAKVAPSPTATTKTKTTPAQETLKSTPITSSTSQSAKADASAAAKPAAKGGVSADTKGAKPSDTKVQREVGPPKSHASAPAVDPLDALAGMLPSESLGPTAPVYTGPEVTESGITSEKGVLCGERDDTLPPGYRKEDLEKKAPAAKPDVKPKEVVKPLSTDEALESLSSGFMHSAPPAPQKKETKVEDLAAIDALSSGFSNFAPPPPASTKSPAPPADKKAKMEQAGGDFSLMGALSSPPPAAKPKTDEGGSMSLDALGALGDTLAADEPLPEPPKLRPEDIVSENKLKSEKGVRVGEREDSLPPEYRFKEEDLKKYPAPKPEPSMDPTAALDILSGDFTSSSAAPAAHFEPPKLIACDFGRVAPPQQAKVDDFSLDALAADFVAPAVAPAKISAPAPPPPVAKAPAVPAPDEGGFMSLDALSALGDTLAADEPLPEPPKLRPEDIVSENKLKSEKGVRVGEREDSLPPEYRFKEEDLKKYPAPKPEPSMDPTAALDILSGDFTSSSAAPAVHAPVITPSAPPAATASDFALDALAGDFVAPAVAPAAVQSSVCSAAERQLSSGTCDALDALSDTLMDTTPVPQPAPVPVKDVIKEKTIEEERLIKMGERDDSLPPEFRPSEEDLKALPKVQPDVRPKQKSMDDSTALDLLSSDFSTCPVAPAPPAAAAGPVFTVPVEAPAAPAPAPVLDALADSLIPQAVAEVKPKEQKPKVSQEVTHTTSESKSGKSKSKSKKPATEDSSALDMLSGQLTSDVVPTNKGGKS, from the exons ACCAGCACTCCCGCCAAAGTAGCCCCCAGCCCCACAGCCACCACAAAGACCAAGACGACCCCGGCTCAGGAGACTCTCAAG AGTACACCCATCACTTCGAGCACGTCCCAGTCGGCTAAGGCAGATGCCTCTGCAGCAGCCAAGCCTGCTGCCAAGGGTGGCGTGTCTGCGGACACTAAGGGGGCCAAGCCATCAGACACTAAG GTACAGAGGGAGGTAGGCCCTCCGAAATCCCACGCCAGTGCTCCG GCTGTTGATCCCTTAGATGCCCTGGCTGGCATGTTGCCCTCAGAGTCTTTGGGGCCCACAGCTCCCGTATACACAGGGCCAGAAGTCACAGAG tctggaATAACCTCAGAGAAGGGTGTGTTatgtggggagagagatgacacACTTCCACCTGGCTACAGAAAGGAGGACCTG GAGAAGAAGGCCCCAGCTGCCAAACCAGACGTGAAGCCCAAGGAGGTGGTG aaacCTCTGAGCACAGATGAGGCGTTGGAGTCACTGTCTTCAGGCTTCATGCACTCTGCACCCCCAGCCCCACAGAAGAAGGAGACA AAAGTCGAGGACTTAGCAGCCATCGATGCCTTGTCAAGCGGCTTCTCAAACTTTGCACCACCACCCCCTGCTTCCACCAAg tcCCCTGCACCGCCTGCAGATAAGAAGGCTAAAATGGAGCAG GCTGGTGGTGATTTCTCCCTGATGGGAGCACTGAGCTCTCCACCTCCTGCTGCCAAACCAAAGACTGATGAG GGCGGTTCCATGTCTCTGGATGCCCTGGGCGCTCTAGGGGACACTCTGGCTGCAGACGAACCCCTACCAGAGCCCCCCAAACTCAGACCCGAGGACATCGTCTCG gagaACAAGCTGAAGTCTGAGAAGGGTGTGAGAGTAGGTGAGAGGGAAGACTCTCTCCCCCCTGAGTATCGCTTTAAAGAGGAGGACCTCAAAAAATACCCAGCCCCTAAACCCGAG CCCTCCATGGACCCGACTGCAGCTCTGGACATCCTGTCTGGTGACTTCACTTCCTCCAGTGCTGCCCCTGCTGCCCACTTTGAGCCCCCAAAACTG ATCGCATGTGACTTTGGACGGGTCGCGCCCCCACAACAG GCTAAAGTAGACGACTTCTCTTTGGATGCCCTGGCAGCAGACTTTGTGGCTCCTGCTGTTGCCCCTGCCAAG ATctctgctccagctcctcctcctcctgtggccAAGGCTCCAGCAGTGCCCGCCCCTGATGAG GGTGGCTTCATGTCCCTGGATGCCCTCAGCGCTCTGGGAGACACGCTGGCTGCAGACGAGCCCCTACCAGAGCCCCCCAAACTCAGACCCGAGGACATCGTCTCG gagaACAAGCTGAAGTCTGAGAAGGGTGTGAGAGTAGGTGAGAGGGAAGACTCCCTCCCCCCTGAGTATCGCTTTAAAGAGGAGGACCTCAAAAAATACCCAGCCCCTAAACCCGAG CCCTCCATGGACCCGACTGCAGCTCTGGACATCCTGTCTGGTGACTTCACTTCCTCCAGTGCTGCCCCTGCTGTCCACGCCCCCGTCATCACCCCCTCTGCACCCCCAGCAGCG ACCGCCAGTGACTTTGCACTGGACGCTCTGGCCGGGGACTTCGTCGCTCCTGCTGTAGCACCCGCAGCCGTTCAGTCCTCAGTGTGTTCAGCAGCTGaaagacag ttgtCATCGGGGACGTGTGATGCTCTTGatgctctctcagacacactgaTGGATACAACCCCAGTTCCCCAGCCCGCCCCTGTGCCCGTCAAAGACGTCATCAAG GAGAAGACAATTGAGGAGGAGAGACTCATcaagatgggagagagagatgacagccTGCCCCCTGAGTTCAGGCCAAGCGAGGAGGACCTGAAG GCACTACCGAAAGTACAGCCTGACGTCAGGCCCAAACAG AAGTCTATGGATGACTCCACGGCTCTTGACCTCCTGTCCAGTGATTTCTCCACCTGTCCTGTTGCACCtgcacctcctgctgctgctgctggccctgtGTTCACAGTCCCTGTGGAGGCTCCTGCT gcgccagctccagctccagtgcTAGATGCTCTGGCAGACTCCCTGATCCCCCAGGCGGTCGCAGAGGTCAAACCCAAAGAACAGAAGCCAAAGGTCAGCCAGgaggtcacacacaccacatctgag TCAAAGAGTGGGAAATCAAAGTCCAAATCAAAG AAACCCGCAACAGAAGACTCGTCGGCTCTAGATATGTTATCTGGCCAGCTGACCTCTGATGTAGTGCCCACAAACAAGGGAGGCAagagctag
- the cast gene encoding calpastatin isoform X14: MAYAAYWMMLKGEGSLPGADRQTTSHTSHKTASGSQSQTKPATAIPAAQVALKPAQYEVQREVGPPKSHASAPAVDPLDALAGMLPSESLGPTAPVYTGPEVTESGITSEKGVLCGERDDTLPPGYRKEDLEKKAPAAKPDVKPKEVVKPLSTDEALESLSSGFMHSAPPAPQKKETKVEDLAAIDALSSGFSNFAPPPPASTKSPAPPADKKAKMEQAGGDFSLMGALSSPPPAAKPKTDEGGSMSLDALGALGDTLAADEPLPEPPKLRPEDIVSENKLKSEKGVRVGEREDSLPPEYRFKEEDLKKYPAPKPEPSMDPTAALDILSGDFTSSSAAPAAHFEPPKLIACDFGRVAPPQQAKVDDFSLDALAADFVAPAVAPAKISAPAPPPPVAKAPAVPAPDEGGFMSLDALSALGDTLAADEPLPEPPKLRPEDIVSENKLKSEKGVRVGEREDSLPPEYRFKEEDLKKYPAPKPEPSMDPTAALDILSGDFTSSSAAPAVHAPVITPSAPPAATASDFALDALAGDFVAPAVAPAAVQSSVCSAAERQLSSGTCDALDALSDTLMDTTPVPQPAPVPVKDVIKEKTIEEERLIKMGERDDSLPPEFRPSEEDLKALPKVQPDVRPKQKSMDDSTALDLLSSDFSTCPVAPAPPAAAAGPVFTVPVEAPAAPAPAPVLDALADSLIPQAVAEVKPKEQKPKVSQEVTHTTSESKSGKSKSKSKKPATEDSSALDMLSGQLTSDVVPTNKGGKS; the protein is encoded by the exons GTACAGAGGGAGGTAGGCCCTCCGAAATCCCACGCCAGTGCTCCG GCTGTTGATCCCTTAGATGCCCTGGCTGGCATGTTGCCCTCAGAGTCTTTGGGGCCCACAGCTCCCGTATACACAGGGCCAGAAGTCACAGAG tctggaATAACCTCAGAGAAGGGTGTGTTatgtggggagagagatgacacACTTCCACCTGGCTACAGAAAGGAGGACCTG GAGAAGAAGGCCCCAGCTGCCAAACCAGACGTGAAGCCCAAGGAGGTGGTG aaacCTCTGAGCACAGATGAGGCGTTGGAGTCACTGTCTTCAGGCTTCATGCACTCTGCACCCCCAGCCCCACAGAAGAAGGAGACA AAAGTCGAGGACTTAGCAGCCATCGATGCCTTGTCAAGCGGCTTCTCAAACTTTGCACCACCACCCCCTGCTTCCACCAAg tcCCCTGCACCGCCTGCAGATAAGAAGGCTAAAATGGAGCAG GCTGGTGGTGATTTCTCCCTGATGGGAGCACTGAGCTCTCCACCTCCTGCTGCCAAACCAAAGACTGATGAG GGCGGTTCCATGTCTCTGGATGCCCTGGGCGCTCTAGGGGACACTCTGGCTGCAGACGAACCCCTACCAGAGCCCCCCAAACTCAGACCCGAGGACATCGTCTCG gagaACAAGCTGAAGTCTGAGAAGGGTGTGAGAGTAGGTGAGAGGGAAGACTCTCTCCCCCCTGAGTATCGCTTTAAAGAGGAGGACCTCAAAAAATACCCAGCCCCTAAACCCGAG CCCTCCATGGACCCGACTGCAGCTCTGGACATCCTGTCTGGTGACTTCACTTCCTCCAGTGCTGCCCCTGCTGCCCACTTTGAGCCCCCAAAACTG ATCGCATGTGACTTTGGACGGGTCGCGCCCCCACAACAG GCTAAAGTAGACGACTTCTCTTTGGATGCCCTGGCAGCAGACTTTGTGGCTCCTGCTGTTGCCCCTGCCAAG ATctctgctccagctcctcctcctcctgtggccAAGGCTCCAGCAGTGCCCGCCCCTGATGAG GGTGGCTTCATGTCCCTGGATGCCCTCAGCGCTCTGGGAGACACGCTGGCTGCAGACGAGCCCCTACCAGAGCCCCCCAAACTCAGACCCGAGGACATCGTCTCG gagaACAAGCTGAAGTCTGAGAAGGGTGTGAGAGTAGGTGAGAGGGAAGACTCCCTCCCCCCTGAGTATCGCTTTAAAGAGGAGGACCTCAAAAAATACCCAGCCCCTAAACCCGAG CCCTCCATGGACCCGACTGCAGCTCTGGACATCCTGTCTGGTGACTTCACTTCCTCCAGTGCTGCCCCTGCTGTCCACGCCCCCGTCATCACCCCCTCTGCACCCCCAGCAGCG ACCGCCAGTGACTTTGCACTGGACGCTCTGGCCGGGGACTTCGTCGCTCCTGCTGTAGCACCCGCAGCCGTTCAGTCCTCAGTGTGTTCAGCAGCTGaaagacag ttgtCATCGGGGACGTGTGATGCTCTTGatgctctctcagacacactgaTGGATACAACCCCAGTTCCCCAGCCCGCCCCTGTGCCCGTCAAAGACGTCATCAAG GAGAAGACAATTGAGGAGGAGAGACTCATcaagatgggagagagagatgacagccTGCCCCCTGAGTTCAGGCCAAGCGAGGAGGACCTGAAG GCACTACCGAAAGTACAGCCTGACGTCAGGCCCAAACAG AAGTCTATGGATGACTCCACGGCTCTTGACCTCCTGTCCAGTGATTTCTCCACCTGTCCTGTTGCACCtgcacctcctgctgctgctgctggccctgtGTTCACAGTCCCTGTGGAGGCTCCTGCT gcgccagctccagctccagtgcTAGATGCTCTGGCAGACTCCCTGATCCCCCAGGCGGTCGCAGAGGTCAAACCCAAAGAACAGAAGCCAAAGGTCAGCCAGgaggtcacacacaccacatctgag TCAAAGAGTGGGAAATCAAAGTCCAAATCAAAG AAACCCGCAACAGAAGACTCGTCGGCTCTAGATATGTTATCTGGCCAGCTGACCTCTGATGTAGTGCCCACAAACAAGGGAGGCAagagctag